Within the Bacteroidota bacterium genome, the region ACGAGGAGGACGAGAGCGAGCAGATCGAAGAGCCCGACGACGAACCCGTCAGCGACGACAACTGATTGGCGCTAGTCCCTCAGTTGACGTGCCCTAGTCGAGGTCTGCGTCGGGGATGTAGCCGTCCTGGCCGAAGCCGAGAACCGGGTAGCAGAGCCACGGCGCGAGGAAGAGGCCGATCCCAAAGAGGACGCTCCGCCCGAAGCGCTCTGCCACGGCCTGCGTGACCAGCACACCCACGACGGCGTTCACGAGCGGCAGCAGGTAGAGCACGATCCACCAATCCGGCTTCTCGGCGATCTGCACCAGCACGAACAGGTTGAGCACGGGCACGAGCGCCATCCAGCCAGCATAACCCGCCTTCTCGAAGGTCATCCACAACCCGGCTACGGTGACCGCAGCGACGAGCAGCACGGTGAGGGCGATAGATCCAACTACAAAGTCTTCCATGGGGTAGGGCTGATGAGAAACGCCGCGCGATACGGGAGGAG harbors:
- a CDS encoding DUF5684 domain-containing protein — translated: MEDFVVGSIALTVLLVAAVTVAGLWMTFEKAGYAGWMALVPVLNLFVLVQIAEKPDWWIVLYLLPLVNAVVGVLVTQAVAERFGRSVLFGIGLFLAPWLCYPVLGFGQDGYIPDADLD